Proteins encoded in a region of the Candidatus Obscuribacter sp. genome:
- a CDS encoding AAA family ATPase: MRIKEIELDNFKSFGKQTLVPLLDGFTTISGPNGSGKSNIVDSLLFALGLSSTRSMRAERLPDLLNNLSGRNEAKVRVKFTTNDGVELEISRRIRVKDNGYTSTYILNNKVATLTEVHEELTKYNVSPTGYNVIMQGDVTGIVTMSATERRRIIDELAGVAEFDRRIDLAQNELGSVAEKIELQKIILTEILARLEVLKTDRDQALKYLELKNQKESVEKDLIFVRAADLEERVAAELKEIEKLNVKEDSLGEKLERTEVAIMGLRSELGRIDQEIREKGGNEQLLLRQELENKRGELTREENKLSNLEGIIGEKTKQSKQIGAQIKSIDKHLSDLGKQKKQHLTDQVAVKEALAEREAALAVVLTEIEGLRQEKDKSSDKISNLHSDLQKLRDERHELEVKKTKVKTRRESLERELESFRSKATEQIGRASQYKGLIGKLEHDYQDQQALVAGMERSIIQMEGELEGTREEIESKRQAQESVSRRLIELETTREVQGENGYGRAVEAIMNSGLTGVHGTIGQLGSVDDKYTTALETAIGPRLAHIVVEDDSVAQKAIEYLKANQAGRATFVPLNRIQTQPPGLLPNRPGVVDFAYNLIDFNPRFVKAFQYACGQTIVVDSMENARRMINQARMVTLEGELFDKSGSMSGGNDSKSKLHFGNRGETDLSVLKQTVKSLADQVRWLKDSIKELETSLTEERGKIGKAKETLALKLADLESKRKSIKDLESDVEAIKPQLREKGDEIESLEQESVALEAQVKEYDQKINSLESTLEGARDKGQKTKLEKTNSRIRRITSDSQRHKL; encoded by the coding sequence TTGCGAATCAAAGAAATCGAGCTTGATAATTTCAAGTCATTCGGGAAGCAGACGCTTGTGCCGCTGTTGGACGGGTTTACAACTATTTCTGGACCTAACGGTTCTGGTAAATCTAACATCGTCGACAGCTTGCTTTTTGCCCTTGGACTATCCTCGACCCGGTCCATGAGAGCAGAGCGTTTGCCTGATTTGCTTAACAACTTGAGTGGCCGCAACGAAGCAAAAGTGCGGGTCAAGTTCACCACAAATGACGGCGTGGAGCTTGAAATATCCCGTCGCATACGCGTCAAAGATAATGGTTATACCTCAACTTATATACTCAATAACAAAGTCGCTACACTCACCGAAGTGCATGAAGAGCTGACCAAATACAATGTCAGCCCCACTGGTTACAACGTAATCATGCAAGGTGACGTCACCGGCATCGTCACCATGAGCGCTACCGAGCGCCGTCGCATTATCGACGAGCTAGCTGGTGTTGCCGAATTTGACCGCCGTATCGACCTGGCTCAAAATGAGCTTGGCTCAGTCGCCGAAAAAATCGAACTGCAAAAAATAATCTTGACTGAGATTTTGGCTCGTCTGGAAGTGCTTAAGACCGACCGCGATCAGGCTCTCAAGTATCTAGAGCTCAAAAACCAAAAAGAATCAGTCGAAAAAGACTTGATCTTTGTCCGGGCCGCTGACCTCGAAGAGCGTGTCGCAGCTGAACTCAAAGAAATTGAAAAGCTCAATGTCAAAGAAGACTCACTGGGCGAAAAACTGGAACGCACCGAAGTAGCCATCATGGGGCTGCGCTCTGAACTCGGTCGAATCGATCAAGAAATCAGAGAAAAGGGCGGCAACGAGCAGCTTTTGCTGCGCCAGGAGCTAGAGAACAAACGAGGCGAATTAACTCGTGAAGAAAACAAGCTCTCTAACCTTGAAGGTATTATTGGCGAAAAAACCAAGCAGTCTAAACAAATCGGCGCTCAAATTAAGAGCATCGACAAGCATCTATCTGATCTCGGTAAACAAAAGAAGCAGCACCTGACAGACCAGGTAGCAGTCAAAGAAGCGCTTGCCGAAAGAGAAGCTGCTCTGGCTGTAGTGCTCACCGAAATAGAAGGTCTGCGCCAGGAAAAGGACAAGTCGTCTGACAAAATCTCCAATCTCCACTCTGACTTGCAAAAGTTGAGAGATGAGCGCCATGAGTTAGAAGTCAAAAAGACCAAGGTCAAAACTCGCAGAGAATCACTTGAGAGAGAATTAGAAAGCTTCCGCAGTAAGGCCACCGAACAAATCGGTCGAGCCTCTCAATACAAGGGTCTGATTGGCAAGCTTGAGCATGACTATCAAGATCAGCAAGCTCTCGTGGCCGGTATGGAGCGCTCCATCATCCAGATGGAAGGCGAATTGGAAGGCACCCGTGAAGAAATCGAAAGCAAGCGTCAGGCTCAAGAAAGTGTCAGCCGCCGTTTAATTGAGCTTGAGACCACCCGCGAAGTACAGGGCGAAAATGGTTATGGCCGCGCTGTAGAAGCAATCATGAACAGTGGTCTGACCGGTGTGCACGGCACTATCGGTCAGCTTGGCTCGGTGGATGATAAATACACCACCGCCCTTGAGACCGCTATCGGTCCGCGCCTGGCCCACATCGTGGTCGAGGACGACTCAGTGGCACAAAAGGCCATCGAATACCTCAAAGCCAATCAAGCCGGTCGCGCTACTTTTGTGCCTCTTAACCGTATCCAGACTCAGCCACCAGGTCTTTTGCCCAATCGTCCTGGTGTGGTTGATTTTGCTTATAACCTGATTGATTTCAATCCTCGTTTTGTCAAAGCATTTCAATATGCTTGCGGTCAGACCATTGTGGTCGACTCCATGGAAAACGCCCGGCGCATGATCAACCAGGCGCGCATGGTAACCCTGGAAGGCGAACTGTTTGACAAGTCAGGCAGTATGTCTGGTGGTAATGACAGCAAGTCCAAGTTGCATTTTGGTAACCGCGGCGAGACAGATCTCTCTGTGCTCAAACAAACAGTCAAGAGTCTCGCTGATCAAGTGCGCTGGCTCAAAGACTCAATCAAAGAGCTAGAAACATCGCTCACAGAAGAGCGCGGCAAAATCGGTAAAGCCAAAGAGACCCTTGCTCTCAAATTGGCTGACCTGGAGAGCAAGCGTAAATCAATCAAAGATCTCGAGAGCGACGTTGAAGCGATTAAGCCTCAACTGCGCGAAAAAGGCGATGAAATTGAAAGCCTGGAGCAAGAATCTGTTGCTCTTGAAGCTCAGGTCAAAGAATACGATCAGAAAATCAACTCTCTAGAATCAACACTGGAAGGTGCTAGAGACAAGGGTCAGAAGACCAAATTAGAGAAAACTAATTCTCGAATCAGAAGAATTACGTCAGACAGTCAACGCCATAAGCTCTGA
- a CDS encoding tetratricopeptide repeat protein, with product MAPLYKPIIALIALSIILAPLSANALGEPDERGDAKQELVYKAKKNPALKRWLEQDKRLFVACVPDSNQIELLLIKSTPPLWFVLSLGRYTVVDSQKQDPKPIKTYGKKEKDKQAIAQTQRYTDNLLTGSSTGGTALIDEFDQALVMPSNGMPTRDSGAIANLLTEGHNAQARVLIENDSKYQKSASMRNNLAMLKALDGDVKGAVNMLCDLLLDSEDTSKLTGAELSDDAASGAVCGAARFNLAYLRLSQGRSRDAVKLLDELVKSGGRLKLYSLITLARIGLIGNDNQKAAQYADLALASYRDNMDVLDIAGDIAIRNKQYKKAIDLLTPVAQSRKNDTSYLLKMAGCYQSLGNLDAAIKLLSDATRLTPNSAIVHIELGKLHLLNKEFLGAKLQFERAMELNPPLSEARTCFAAFIKVLNIMNDDKGLNTWTAKWVKDYPQAAICQYNRGWYLSNSGKNKQAIEAYQAALALDPQMSTARYNLIYLLYKESRAQEAKQQAKVFLEASNSPEDKSKVQAMLKAIEDKSK from the coding sequence ATGGCACCACTATACAAACCGATTATTGCTTTAATTGCGCTCTCAATTATTTTGGCGCCGCTATCCGCAAATGCGCTTGGTGAGCCAGACGAGCGCGGTGACGCCAAACAAGAGCTGGTTTATAAAGCCAAGAAAAACCCGGCATTAAAGCGCTGGCTTGAGCAAGACAAACGATTATTTGTTGCTTGTGTACCAGATAGCAATCAAATTGAACTACTCTTAATTAAGAGTACGCCACCACTCTGGTTTGTTTTGAGTCTCGGACGTTACACCGTCGTCGACAGCCAAAAGCAAGACCCTAAGCCAATTAAGACCTATGGCAAAAAGGAAAAAGACAAGCAAGCCATAGCCCAAACTCAAAGATATACCGACAATCTTTTAACTGGTAGCTCCACTGGTGGTACTGCCCTTATTGATGAGTTTGATCAAGCTCTGGTGATGCCTTCTAACGGCATGCCTACCAGGGATTCGGGTGCTATAGCCAATCTACTCACCGAAGGACACAATGCCCAGGCCCGTGTGCTCATCGAAAACGATAGTAAATATCAAAAAAGCGCCTCGATGAGAAACAACCTGGCCATGCTTAAAGCCCTGGATGGTGACGTCAAAGGCGCAGTCAATATGCTTTGCGATTTGCTTCTGGATAGCGAAGATACAAGCAAGTTAACCGGTGCCGAGCTAAGTGATGATGCTGCCAGTGGTGCGGTATGCGGGGCTGCTCGTTTTAACCTGGCCTATCTAAGGCTCTCACAGGGTCGCTCTCGCGATGCAGTCAAACTACTCGATGAGCTAGTCAAAAGCGGCGGTCGACTAAAGCTCTATAGTCTGATTACACTGGCGCGCATTGGACTTATTGGTAACGACAACCAAAAAGCTGCTCAATATGCCGATCTTGCCCTGGCCAGTTATCGCGACAATATGGACGTATTGGATATTGCTGGTGATATCGCCATACGCAATAAGCAATACAAAAAGGCTATAGATCTGCTCACACCCGTTGCACAGAGTCGCAAAAACGACACCAGCTATTTGCTAAAAATGGCTGGTTGCTACCAGTCTCTGGGCAATCTCGATGCCGCCATCAAGTTACTCAGTGATGCCACCAGGCTCACGCCCAACTCAGCTATCGTACATATTGAGCTGGGTAAGCTGCATCTATTAAATAAAGAATTTTTGGGCGCCAAACTACAGTTTGAGCGAGCCATGGAGCTAAACCCACCGTTGAGCGAAGCGCGCACTTGCTTTGCTGCTTTTATCAAAGTACTCAATATTATGAATGACGATAAAGGTCTCAATACATGGACCGCTAAATGGGTCAAAGATTACCCCCAGGCGGCCATCTGTCAGTACAACCGGGGCTGGTATCTCTCTAATAGTGGCAAAAACAAACAGGCAATCGAGGCTTATCAGGCGGCTCTTGCTCTGGATCCTCAGATGAGTACAGCCCGCTACAATTTGATCTATTTGCTTTACAAAGAATCGCGAGCCCAGGAAGCAAAACAGCAGGCAAAAGTTTTTCTAGAAGCTTCTAATAGCCCCGAAGATAAGAGCAAAGTCCAGGCTATGCTCAAAGCTATAGAAGATAAGAGCAAATGA
- the tgt gene encoding tRNA guanosine(34) transglycosylase Tgt, whose product MSLSKFESSALSFELQAVCPWSGARAGLMHTPHGVVETPVFMPVGTNAALRALTWEQTADCGAQIVLSNSYHLYLRPGHELIKQAGGLHKFMCWDKPILTDSGGFQVFSLDMLRKITEEGVHFKDHKGGRKHFIGPTESMAIQNAIGPDIMMAFDECVKNPATYEEAQAAMDRTHRWLGICVDKHARKEDQALFGIVQGSMYEELRSQSVKAVTSYDLPGYAIGGVAVGEDRSTIERIVLYTAPQLPAHKPRYLMGVGTPWDIIYAIRCGIDMFDCVSPTRLARHGTVFSSEGRLPLKNAVYREDFGPIDANCSCSTCKNNTRAYLHHLVRSNEMAGAMLLAIHNVSFLIDEAQNCRQAILEGRFEEYFSRWSLAHALPEHL is encoded by the coding sequence ATGAGTCTTAGCAAGTTTGAGTCAAGCGCACTCAGCTTTGAGCTTCAGGCGGTTTGTCCCTGGTCTGGTGCTCGAGCTGGTCTGATGCATACCCCCCACGGTGTCGTAGAGACACCTGTATTTATGCCTGTAGGCACAAATGCCGCCCTGAGGGCTCTGACCTGGGAGCAGACAGCCGATTGTGGCGCCCAGATTGTCCTGTCCAATAGTTACCATCTTTATCTAAGACCTGGCCACGAGCTTATAAAGCAAGCCGGTGGCTTACACAAATTTATGTGCTGGGACAAGCCTATCCTTACTGATTCTGGTGGTTTTCAGGTCTTTAGCCTGGATATGCTGCGCAAAATCACCGAGGAAGGGGTCCACTTTAAAGATCATAAAGGTGGGCGCAAGCATTTTATCGGACCGACTGAGTCAATGGCCATTCAAAACGCCATAGGACCCGACATTATGATGGCCTTTGACGAATGTGTTAAAAACCCTGCTACCTACGAAGAAGCCCAGGCAGCTATGGATCGCACCCACCGCTGGCTTGGTATCTGCGTGGATAAACATGCGCGCAAAGAGGATCAAGCACTCTTTGGCATTGTCCAGGGCAGCATGTATGAGGAGCTGCGCAGTCAGTCTGTTAAGGCTGTGACAAGCTATGACCTGCCAGGTTATGCCATTGGCGGTGTTGCCGTGGGTGAGGACCGTTCCACAATTGAGCGCATAGTGCTCTACACCGCCCCCCAGCTGCCTGCCCATAAGCCCCGTTATCTCATGGGTGTGGGCACACCCTGGGACATCATTTATGCCATTAGATGCGGTATCGATATGTTTGATTGTGTCTCACCGACCAGATTGGCACGCCACGGCACAGTTTTTAGCTCAGAGGGACGCTTGCCTCTTAAAAACGCAGTTTACCGCGAGGATTTTGGACCGATTGATGCCAATTGCTCCTGCTCCACCTGCAAAAACAATACCCGTGCCTATTTGCACCATTTAGTGCGCTCAAACGAAATGGCGGGAGCAATGCTCCTCGCCATTCATAATGTCAGCTTTTTAATCGATGAAGCTCAAAACTGCCGCCAGGCTATCCTTGAGGGGCGTTTTGAAGAATACTTCAGTCGTTGGTCCTTAGCTCACGCACTTCCTGAGCATCTATAG
- a CDS encoding PspA/IM30 family protein: protein MLDRLVQVIKAAFNVLLGKVEDPQMMLEQSYNELQSNVISVRQAVAQAIATEKQLETQLQKNKDQAGTWQNRAGMAVQQNNDELARQALQRKQQYAQAAADLETQLKSQKEATNNLRSRLGELENELTKANTKKQVLIARDKAAKATIKANEILSKTNSSGALSVMERMESKVQEKEAKASALGELSGDSLEKQFKNFEGKSDIELELLELKGKMGKEEPKLIVQDSTKDALLLDAKGSAESIDAQEVRELRTND from the coding sequence ATGCTGGACCGGTTAGTGCAAGTCATAAAAGCCGCATTTAACGTCCTTTTGGGCAAAGTCGAAGATCCGCAAATGATGCTGGAGCAGTCTTATAACGAGCTGCAGAGCAATGTTATTTCGGTGAGACAGGCAGTTGCCCAAGCTATAGCCACCGAAAAGCAGCTTGAGACTCAACTGCAGAAGAATAAGGACCAGGCTGGCACCTGGCAAAACAGGGCTGGAATGGCAGTGCAGCAGAACAATGACGAGTTGGCTCGTCAGGCTTTGCAACGCAAGCAACAGTATGCCCAGGCTGCCGCTGACCTTGAGACTCAGCTCAAGAGTCAAAAGGAAGCCACCAATAATTTGCGTAGCCGCCTAGGTGAGCTCGAAAATGAGCTCACCAAAGCCAACACCAAAAAGCAAGTGCTCATTGCCCGGGACAAAGCGGCCAAAGCCACTATCAAAGCCAACGAGATCCTTTCCAAGACCAATTCTTCGGGTGCTCTCAGCGTGATGGAGCGCATGGAGTCCAAAGTCCAAGAAAAAGAAGCCAAAGCCAGCGCTCTGGGCGAGCTTTCGGGCGATTCGCTGGAGAAGCAATTCAAAAACTTTGAAGGCAAATCAGATATTGAGCTCGAACTACTTGAACTCAAGGGCAAGATGGGCAAAGAAGAACCCAAACTAATTGTGCAAGACTCAACAAAAGACGCTCTTTTGTTAGATGCCAAAGGTTCGGCTGAATCTATAGATGCTCAGGAAGTGCGTGAGCTAAGGACCAACGACTGA
- a CDS encoding AtpZ/AtpI family protein: MKNKTEVEAASLGSQIMMATELGSYITVLTLAGYFGGSYLDGQFKSGPYGVLVGIIAGFALGLVLVVKKSNELDSKSKQVKSALSSENTSQSASKDSDSI, translated from the coding sequence ATGAAGAATAAAACCGAGGTTGAGGCGGCCAGTTTGGGCTCACAAATCATGATGGCCACCGAGCTTGGTTCGTACATCACTGTCTTAACTCTAGCCGGTTATTTTGGCGGCAGCTACCTCGATGGCCAGTTTAAGTCGGGACCTTACGGTGTGCTCGTTGGCATCATTGCCGGATTTGCCCTGGGGCTGGTCCTTGTCGTCAAAAAAAGTAATGAACTGGATAGCAAAAGCAAACAAGTAAAGAGCGCACTGTCCTCTGAGAATACGTCACAATCTGCATCAAAAGACTCTGATTCCATCTGA
- a CDS encoding F0F1 ATP synthase subunit A codes for MLGKNLPLSNLVNDPSLNNIQLPLGLGTVGDIHADTLIMSWTAMIVILVSCSMVTSNLVVEGPGSKGQAVLEGFYTFIADIAKGAIGEHRYRTYLPLLCGLFIFILVSNLIGIFPYQVFEHMQGWPQVHGEHFEVAASTTDFNVTAGLAAIAILTYLGSGVMVHGFEYIKLFCLKPIAPLEWLDLVVRPATLALRLLLVITADEMLRTAFLKICPAILPSAVMGFEVFIALVQAFVFTLLTSIYIGAAVSEHH; via the coding sequence ATGCTAGGTAAAAATTTACCCCTCTCAAATCTCGTCAATGACCCGAGTTTGAACAACATCCAGTTGCCATTAGGTCTCGGTACAGTCGGTGATATTCACGCCGATACACTGATTATGAGCTGGACAGCAATGATCGTCATTTTGGTCAGTTGCTCGATGGTGACAAGCAATCTAGTAGTCGAAGGTCCTGGCAGTAAGGGTCAAGCAGTCCTGGAAGGTTTTTATACCTTTATCGCTGACATAGCCAAAGGTGCCATCGGTGAGCACCGCTACCGCACCTATCTGCCATTACTTTGTGGATTGTTCATCTTCATTCTGGTTTCAAACTTAATTGGTATCTTCCCTTATCAAGTGTTTGAGCACATGCAGGGTTGGCCTCAAGTACACGGCGAACATTTTGAAGTAGCCGCCAGCACTACCGACTTTAACGTCACAGCTGGACTGGCTGCCATCGCTATCCTCACTTATCTCGGCTCTGGCGTCATGGTTCACGGGTTTGAATACATCAAGCTATTTTGCCTCAAGCCTATCGCTCCTCTGGAGTGGCTCGACCTTGTGGTCAGACCAGCCACTCTGGCTCTGAGACTTTTGCTGGTTATCACCGCTGACGAAATGCTGCGTACAGCATTTTTGAAAATCTGCCCTGCCATACTTCCCAGTGCTGTTATGGGTTTTGAGGTATTCATCGCTCTGGTACAAGCTTTCGTATTCACACTTTTGACATCAATCTATATTGGTGCAGCAGTGAGTGAACATCACTAA
- the atpE gene encoding ATP synthase F0 subunit C has product MTGAIDSQTLIKCAALLGAGLGAIGVGVPGIGIGIAASRALEGMARQPEMQGKLLINGIIFAALMEALGLFAFLVSLQLFGLGSK; this is encoded by the coding sequence ATGACGGGCGCTATTGACAGTCAAACCCTCATCAAGTGCGCAGCTCTCTTGGGCGCTGGACTTGGTGCTATCGGCGTGGGCGTACCTGGTATCGGCATCGGTATCGCTGCTTCCAGAGCACTCGAAGGTATGGCTCGTCAACCCGAAATGCAAGGTAAGCTCCTCATCAACGGCATCATCTTCGCCGCCTTGATGGAAGCTCTCGGTTTGTTCGCGTTCCTAGTATCGCTTCAACTGTTCGGTCTCGGCAGCAAGTAA
- a CDS encoding ATP synthase F0 subunit B: MLELNGTFLILIASFLAFIYLLDGVFVKPISKVMSARAAKIEKDLVESKGYRQEAEGVLSQYQTRLAEIREKAQITINDAVAEAQKSRTAQIEKIQSEGRAKIAQAKQALAGEKLMLIDQLVDEEVKLVDIIMSKLIGTANAGQKLDRAAVKRSLEEAC, from the coding sequence ATGCTCGAGTTAAACGGCACATTTTTAATACTGATAGCTAGCTTCCTGGCTTTCATCTATCTCTTGGATGGTGTTTTTGTAAAACCCATATCCAAAGTGATGTCAGCCAGAGCCGCCAAAATTGAAAAAGACCTGGTCGAATCCAAAGGCTACCGTCAGGAAGCCGAGGGCGTACTCAGTCAGTACCAAACAAGACTGGCTGAAATCCGTGAAAAGGCTCAGATCACTATCAATGATGCAGTAGCTGAAGCGCAAAAAAGTCGCACAGCGCAAATCGAAAAAATACAAAGCGAAGGTCGCGCCAAAATTGCTCAGGCAAAACAAGCGCTGGCTGGCGAAAAACTGATGTTGATTGATCAACTAGTTGACGAAGAAGTCAAACTGGTCGACATCATCATGTCCAAACTAATTGGTACAGCAAATGCTGGTCAGAAGCTCGACAGAGCCGCCGTCAAGCGTTCGCTTGAGGAGGCTTGCTAA
- the atpH gene encoding ATP synthase F1 subunit delta translates to MNTELQGIAVNYSEAVMELAQAAHIEEKVLTELKAINEVVASDRDMTIVLSHPSISASDKKKFLNSLFQGKLSELSENLLNLLADKRRLDLLPFIESGYRTLLNKNKNILAASLSCSEPLAESSIANIKSQLTEHLGKKLELDVKVDPSLIGGVVLKIGDQVIDGSLKGKLKSIEKALLSV, encoded by the coding sequence ATGAATACCGAACTACAAGGCATCGCCGTCAATTACTCAGAAGCAGTAATGGAACTGGCACAAGCAGCCCATATCGAAGAGAAAGTTTTGACTGAACTCAAAGCTATTAACGAAGTGGTTGCCTCAGATCGCGATATGACAATCGTCCTTTCGCATCCGTCAATTTCTGCCAGTGACAAAAAGAAGTTTTTGAATTCACTATTTCAGGGCAAACTCAGCGAACTCTCTGAAAACCTGCTCAACTTGCTGGCTGACAAAAGAAGACTGGATCTTCTGCCCTTTATCGAGAGCGGCTATCGCACTCTACTCAACAAGAATAAAAATATTCTGGCTGCTTCACTAAGCTGCTCAGAACCACTGGCCGAGTCCTCCATAGCCAATATCAAATCTCAGTTGACTGAGCATCTTGGCAAAAAACTCGAGCTAGACGTCAAAGTCGACCCATCATTGATTGGTGGCGTCGTCCTAAAGATAGGTGACCAGGTTATCGATGGCAGCTTGAAAGGCAAGCTCAAATCCATAGAAAAGGCACTGCTCTCCGTATAA
- a CDS encoding F0F1 ATP synthase subunit alpha — MAIRPDEITSVLKSQLEKYRSSLNVSNVGSVLSVGDGIARIYGMEKAMSGELVEFDDPEKTMGMVLNLEEDNVGVVVLGEGRKIHEGLEVRTTGKIASVPVGEALLGRVVNALGQPLDGKGPIASTEFSPIEVKAPGIIGRKSVHEPLMTGIAAIDGMIPIGRGQRELIIGDRQTGKTAVAIDAIINQKNQPNRPICIYVAIGQKNSNVGRIQKILEDHGAMEYTIIVNAPATAAPALQFLAPYAGVAMGEYFMNKGQHALCVYDDLSKHANAYRAMSLLLRRPPGREAFPGDVFYLHSRLLERAAKLSDKLGAGSLTALPIIETQAGDVSAYVPTNVISITDGQIFLETDLFYAGVRPAINAGISVSRVGGSAQTKAMKAVAGKLRLDLAQFRELEAFAQFASDLDKSTQEQIRRGQKLTEVLKQPQYQPLSQAQQISIIFAANKGILDDVDGKNIAKFKAEWFKYLTAQAKDLDAKLNQGDKLSDADEQALVDQLNKFKTNFFKA, encoded by the coding sequence ATGGCAATTAGACCCGACGAAATCACATCAGTATTGAAGAGCCAACTAGAAAAGTACCGCTCTTCTCTCAACGTCTCCAACGTAGGCAGCGTCCTCTCGGTAGGTGACGGTATTGCTCGTATCTACGGCATGGAAAAGGCAATGTCCGGCGAACTCGTCGAGTTTGACGATCCCGAAAAAACAATGGGCATGGTGCTCAACCTTGAAGAAGACAACGTCGGTGTTGTAGTACTGGGTGAAGGCAGAAAGATTCACGAAGGTCTGGAAGTCCGCACCACCGGTAAAATCGCCAGCGTACCAGTAGGCGAAGCCCTGCTCGGTCGTGTTGTAAACGCTCTTGGTCAGCCTCTCGATGGCAAAGGACCGATTGCTTCCACAGAATTTTCACCAATCGAAGTAAAAGCTCCCGGTATCATCGGTCGTAAATCAGTACACGAGCCTCTGATGACTGGTATCGCCGCTATCGACGGTATGATCCCAATCGGTCGTGGTCAGCGCGAACTTATCATCGGTGACCGTCAAACTGGTAAGACAGCCGTCGCCATCGACGCCATCATCAACCAAAAGAATCAACCTAACCGCCCAATCTGTATCTATGTAGCGATTGGTCAGAAGAACAGCAACGTCGGTCGTATCCAAAAGATTTTGGAAGATCATGGTGCTATGGAATACACCATCATCGTTAACGCTCCAGCTACTGCCGCTCCCGCTCTGCAATTCCTCGCTCCTTACGCCGGTGTGGCCATGGGCGAATATTTCATGAACAAGGGTCAACACGCTCTCTGCGTATACGATGACTTGTCCAAGCACGCTAACGCTTACCGCGCCATGAGCTTGCTGCTCCGTCGTCCACCAGGTCGTGAAGCGTTCCCTGGAGACGTTTTCTATCTCCACAGCCGTCTTCTCGAGCGCGCTGCCAAACTCTCAGACAAACTGGGCGCTGGCTCACTCACCGCTCTACCTATCATCGAAACCCAAGCTGGTGACGTATCTGCATACGTACCAACCAACGTAATCTCCATCACCGACGGACAAATCTTCCTTGAGACAGACTTGTTCTACGCCGGTGTCCGCCCAGCTATCAACGCCGGTATCTCAGTTAGCCGCGTAGGCGGTAGCGCTCAGACCAAAGCCATGAAAGCTGTAGCCGGTAAGCTCCGTCTCGACCTTGCTCAATTTAGAGAACTGGAAGCGTTTGCACAATTCGCTTCTGACCTCGATAAATCAACACAAGAGCAAATCCGTCGTGGACAAAAGCTCACTGAAGTATTGAAACAACCTCAATACCAGCCGCTCTCTCAAGCTCAGCAAATCTCCATCATCTTTGCTGCCAACAAAGGCATCCTGGACGATGTAGATGGCAAAAACATCGCCAAGTTTAAAGCTGAATGGTTTAAGTACCTCACAGCCCAAGCCAAGGATCTCGATGCCAAACTTAATCAGGGCGATAAGTTGTCTGATGCAGACGAACAAGCACTGGTTGATCAGCTGAACAAGTTCAAGACCAATTTCTTCAAAGCGTAA
- the atpG gene encoding ATP synthase F1 subunit gamma codes for MANLKAIRQRIKSVQSTGKITRAMKMVAAAKVRRAQARVVASRPFTQAVVRVLRECVAEVAAVDLQDLPLLHKRPIKKVAIIVLSSDRGLCGGYNTTVFREVLSRITALKESGKEVALITVGLKAVSFFKSVKIEKLKSYSLLPAIPTVEEAKLIARQAEELYTSGQVDAIEIIGTDFISLIRSEVITTQFLPVELPKGLDETGTLRPLRLFEPSVEAVMADELLPKYVENVIYQALLEASASELAARMNAMTNASNNARDLISSLTLVYNKARQAAITQELLEIVAGAEALKG; via the coding sequence ATGGCTAACCTCAAAGCAATTCGACAAAGAATTAAGAGCGTCCAGTCGACGGGAAAAATCACCAGAGCGATGAAAATGGTCGCGGCTGCCAAAGTGCGCCGCGCCCAGGCTCGCGTGGTCGCCTCCAGGCCTTTTACTCAGGCTGTTGTGAGAGTGCTACGTGAATGTGTCGCCGAGGTTGCTGCCGTAGACTTGCAAGATTTGCCGCTCCTCCACAAACGCCCGATAAAAAAGGTGGCAATCATTGTGCTTTCCTCTGATAGAGGATTGTGCGGTGGCTATAACACCACGGTGTTTCGTGAAGTCTTGAGTCGCATCACTGCCCTCAAAGAATCAGGCAAAGAAGTCGCGCTAATAACTGTCGGACTGAAAGCCGTCTCGTTTTTTAAATCGGTAAAGATTGAAAAGCTCAAGTCTTATTCGTTGTTGCCAGCTATCCCCACAGTGGAAGAAGCTAAGCTCATCGCCAGACAGGCCGAAGAGCTCTACACCAGCGGTCAAGTCGATGCTATCGAAATCATCGGTACCGACTTTATCTCTCTAATCCGCTCAGAAGTAATCACAACTCAGTTTTTACCTGTTGAATTACCTAAGGGTCTTGATGAGACCGGCACTCTGCGCCCTCTGCGTTTGTTTGAACCATCTGTAGAGGCAGTAATGGCCGATGAGCTGTTGCCTAAATACGTCGAAAACGTTATTTATCAGGCACTGCTTGAAGCATCAGCCAGCGAACTTGCTGCCCGTATGAATGCTATGACCAACGCCTCAAACAACGCTCGTGATTTGATCAGCAGTTTGACTCTGGTTTACAACAAAGCCCGTCAGGCCGCTATCACACAAGAATTGCTCGAAATCGTCGCCGGTGCCGAAGCCCTCAAAGGCTAA